In Kwoniella pini CBS 10737 chromosome 4, complete sequence, one DNA window encodes the following:
- a CDS encoding metacaspase-1, whose protein sequence is MSGDEYEEYYQDAASDHSSSDHERYVEAEESRDDDSDHSHHSRKSSHSSKSHHSDEDQNDNQYRGERQHHEEYRRQDEYGDYGRGPQPVEEPFYSGNEYNESRHSDGSGGIPAGVMSAFGAMGLGGQNKHQDQSNQRYVAYANDNQSYAGGEYRSSGDQYNNILPPGPPPEHYYPTGAGYVPQQQYQAPQPPYGQQYRGDDDGRPRQQHYGPTFTDPQTGEMAQAYFEYSKCNGTRKALLIGINYFGTTGELAGCINDVHNVQKFICERFGYRPADIVMLTDDVNDPRTLPTRDNIIRGMQWLVEGAQKDDALFFHYSGHGTQTEDLNGDEGDDDDEAICPLDYGTAGLIVDDDIMSCSNGSAIRLLNRRENQGAQSSG, encoded by the exons ATGTCAGGAGACGAATACGAGGAATACTATCAAGACGCAGCAAGTGATCATTCTTCAAGCGATCATGAGAGATACGTTGAAGCTGAGGAATCCAGAGACGATGACAGTGATCATAGTCACCATTCTCGAAAAAGTTCACATAGCAGTAAGAGTCATCACTCcgatgaagatcaaaacGATAACCAGTACAGAGGTGAGAGGCAACATCATGAGGAGTATAGAAGACAGGATGAATACGGTGACTATGGTAGAGGTCCCCAGCCAGTAGAAGAACC GTTCTACTCCGGAAACGAGTACAATGAATCAAGGCATTCCGATGGTTCTGGAGGAATCCCAGCTGGAGTGATGAGTGCCTTCGGAGCTAT GGGACTGGGTGGTCAAAACAAACACCAAGATCAGTCTAACCAACGATATGTTGCATATGCAAACGATAACCAAAGTTATGCTGGTGGCGA ATATCGCTCTAGTGGCGACCAGTACAATAACATTCTACCTCCAGGACCACCTCCTGAGCATTATTATCCTAC TGGAGCCGGATATGTTCCCCAGCAACAATATCAGGCCCCTCAACCTCCTTATGGTCAGCAATACAGAGGAGACGACGATGGTAGACCTCGTCAACAGCACTATGGACCCACTTTTACTGATCCCCAAACCGGCGAAATGGCTCAAGCTTATTTTGAATACTCAAAAT GTAACGGTACCAGAAAGGCTTTATTG ATTGGTATCAACTACTTCGGCACAACGGGCGAGCTAGCAGGGTGCATTAACGACGTCCACAATGTTCAGAAATTCATCTGCGAAAGATTCGGGTATAGACCTGCTGATATCGTCATGCTTACCGACGATGTCAATGACCCTAGAACTCTTCCCACCAGAGACAATATCATTCGAGGAATGCAGTGGTTGGTTGAGGGTGCTCAGAAGGACGATGCTCTATTCTTCCACTA CTCCGGACATGGTACTCAGACAGAAGACTTGAATGGCGATGAGGGCGATGACGACGATGAAG CCATCTGTCCACTCGATTATGGAACAGCTGGTCTGATTGTAGACGATGACA TCATGAGCTGCTC TAATGGATCTGCCATACGTT TACTCAACCGAAGGGAAAATCAAGGAGCCCAATCTTCCGGATGA